AACATCATGCTTGTCAAGTTTTTCAAGCGTAGCTTTGGCAATTTCCTCAGTACCCGGTGTGTGATAAGGAACAACCCCTACCCCTTTGGGAACCACGATATAGGTTTCAGGATGCATGCCCCAGAGAATCTTGTTCAGGGTGTCTTCCTGCTTGTAGATTGGCGACTGGCTCAAGGCAACCAGCTCATTGGGATGAGTATGAATAATTACTTTGTAAGGAGATTTGCGTTGAGCCATCAGTTGATGAATGGCCAGATGGCTGGGAAGTTCGGATGTAGGCCTGAAACTGGCAGTATTCTTCTCGTTCTGGGAGATGATATGATATTGGTTTCCCCGTTCTGAAATCCGGATCAAGGCAGCATTTTTCAGGGGATTTTTTGCCAAATCACGCATCCTTTTGCCTGTTC
The sequence above is drawn from the Bacteroidota bacterium genome and encodes:
- the rhaD gene encoding rhamnulose-1-phosphate aldolase, which translates into the protein MKNAILKNPEVKKLIFEVAELAEYLWQKGWAERNAGNISVNINHLIPKDLDDLENYPLFPLSETYPELAGSYFFVTGTGKRMRDLAKNPLKNAALIRISERGNQYHIISQNEKNTASFRPTSELPSHLAIHQLMAQRKSPYKVIIHTHPNELVALSQSPIYKQEDTLNKILWGMHPETYIVVPKGVGVVPYHTPGTEEIAKATLEKLDKHDV